The following is a genomic window from Amycolatopsis cihanbeyliensis.
GGTGACCGTCGCCGTCAACCCACAGAATCGTATCGTATCCCGCCTCGCGGGCGTTCTGCGTCGCTAGCGCTGCGCTTGTGTAGTTGCCGGCGGTCTTGACACTCGCGAACATCGGAATAGTTCGCGGCATGCTCTGCTCGACGAGGACACTCAAGCTCTCTAGCGCGAGATCGAACCCCTTCACGAGGACAGCGAAGACGTACTTGCGAATCTGTTGCGGCATAATATCGCCACCGGCCGCAAATACGACAGGTCTGAGGTAAAGACGTGTCACGCAGCCGTCCCAATTGGCCCGCACTGCTTGTTCGATGGCCTCTATGAACACATCGAACGCCGGACACGGCAGTGCAAGCGCTGTGCATGAGTTCTTCAACCTCTTGTAGTGGTCGTGTGCCCTGAAGACAAGGAAGGTATGAGTCGCGACATAGGCGCGCATCCCTTCGAAGACCGAAAATCCGAACTGAATCCCGTCCGCACTAAACTCGGCCAAGCCACCCACATCGTTCGATGTCAGCGTGGGCCTCTCGTACCAGGTGTTGTCGCCGACGCATAGGGACACCGCGACCGACGGTAGCCACGAGTGTTCGACCCCCCACCCCGTGCTGGCCTTTTCATTCTGAAATGACATGGCTAGGAAAGAAGGACAGGACAAGAGCCCGCGGTCGCGGCACTGCGCACCGCGCTGGGATCGATCACGACCGTGAGCTGAGAGTGCGAGAGGTTGTTGAAGTGGACGTCCTTATCTGTGGTGTTGGTGATCTGGGCTTCCGGGTAAGCCGTGATAAACTGCTTGACAAAGTTCCTGGCTACAGCTATGCCTAGATTGCGACCAGGGCAGCTGCGCCGCCCCTTGCCGAACGGCATCATGTACGGCTCGGGCTCCTCCGCCTCTGGCAAGAATCGCTCGGGTTTGAAGGCGTCTCCGTACTTAGCGTGAAGCGCGTGAATGTTGGGCATCACTCGAGTACCCTTCTTTAACCGGTACTTCCGTCCCTCGACGTCCATGTCGAAGTCTTCGACGACCTTGTTGTTGATGACCGATCCAGGGGGGCTAAGGCGAAGTGATTCGCTAACACACGCTTCGATCAACTGATCCCTCCGCTGGCCACTTCTCGACACGATCGCCTCCCGCCACTCCGCGTTCCGCGGAAGGAGCACATACCACAAGGTGGCTAGGATGGTGTTCTGGACCGTGTCCAAGCCTGCGATGGAAGCCGTCAGAAGGTCATCCCGCGTGATCTCGATAGGTATAGCAAGCTTCCCATTGCCCGCGGCGACCTGCTCCCACACCGTCTCCGGTTCTGGAGTTCCTTGCAACACGTCAGCCAGGTGCTCGTGCAGCTTCTTGCAATTGTATTGCAGACGCCTCGCTTCGCGGGTGATCGGCCAGGTCGCTATCGGGAAGTGGACTCGGTTCCAGAATCGGTTTGAGTAGAACCGTAGGCGCGTGAACGTCTCGTTCAACGCGAACATGAATGGAACATCCGACACTTCGCCATCGCGGTCCTTGTACGAAACGATCCGCCTCCCCGCGTCCTTTCCCCAGACGAACTCGCCCATGACCTCACGGGTGTAGTCACCCACAATACGCTTCAGATCGAGTGGAGCGTCCCTAATGAACTCGCTACAAAAATCAGCTGCTCGCCGATTAGAGATCACAGAGATCCGTTCTAGGTCCAAACCCTTCCCGAGGTTTCGCTTCCGGCCGCCGAAGTGATCTGTGGTGATCTTCTGGAACGTAATTGCCGACGGCGACAGCTGCCCAAACGAGTATAGTGCGGGAGTATCCCGGTCGATGTGCTTTCCGGTGATCGTCGGGCTGACAAGGATCTCCGCCGTCTGCCTGTTCATACCATATAACTGGATATCGAACCCGCGAATACTGCCAACGAGGTCTGTTGCCGGCTGGTCTAGGTACAGGTAGTCCCGCGTCTTGTTCCGCTCAAGGAGCTCCGACACATCCGTCTCGGAGCCAATGAACGGGTAGGTCTTACTGAATACGACACCCTGCTTCTCGTATGACCTGCGGTCGAGCACCGTTCGCATCACCCTCGCGGCGTACACAGCTGAGGCGACACCAACAACTGCCATCGGTACGGACAGGAAAGGACCCATGACTTATTCCCCAATATCTTAGGCCGCCCCCGGGGCGGCCGGGGGTGGCCCCGCCAGCGACTTGGGCAGCCTCACGTGGTGGGAGAGCGGAATTTCACTTGACTCTGTCCTACTCTACCGCGAGACGGCACGCACGATCCCCACCCCCAAGGGTCGTTTCGCGACGAACGCCGCCCGTGTCACCGCTGCGGCACGGTCAGATGACGACTCACTATAACCTGACTCGGTCACGGTTGGGGACTGATCGGCGGGGTGGTTCGCTGACCTGGTGGTTCGTCGTGTGGGTGGGTGGAATCTACGCACTAAACCCGGGTCTGAGCTTGTTCTTTAACCTGTGCCGTGTTGATGAACGGCCATGGTGAGGTCGCGTTTGGCGGGTCTTTCCCACGTCGTGGCGTACGGCTGGCCTGGGGTTCTTGGAGCCAGGTGGGCGTCCGGGGCCTGGCTTGCCGGGTTTCGGTGCCCTGGCCGGCAGGGTGATCGTCGGGCGGATGTTCCGGAAGCCACGTCTGACCCGAGAGGGCGTGAGTCGGCCAGGGGCGGCGGGCTTGTCCCACGGAGGGCGCAGATCCTCGACGAGGGTACGCGCGAGGCGGAGTTGGGTGTGGGCGGCGATCACGGTCCAGATCCAGCGGTCGGCGGCCTCGGGGGTACGAATCTTCGGCCGGTTCCAGCCCAGGGTCTGCTTGATCAGACGGAACGTGTGCTCAAGATCGAACCTGCGGAGGTAGGACCGCCATCAGCGCTCCACGTCCTGGCAGGTGGCGCCGGTGGTCGAGGACCACAGCCACACCGGGTGCGGGTTGCGGTCGCCGGGCAGGTGGTCGACCTGCAGACGCAGCAGTGTGCCCTCGATGACCGGGAGTTCACCCTCGTGGTCCGGCCAGCAGGCGCGGTGCGTGAGCCGGGGATGAAGCCGATCCCAACTGTGGGCTCGCGCGGTGCCGTAGCGCGCGGTGTCCGTGGTCGTGGTGTGCTGAGGTTCGGGCCAGGTGGCGGGTTTGGCCAGGGCGAACTCAGGCCCGTGCTTGGGTGGTCGGCCGTTGGCGCCGGGCAACCGGGGTGGCTTGGGCAGTCGCAGCACCCGGTCCGCGCGGATCCGGCCGAGGACCTCGACGGGCAGATCGGCCAGCACGAAGGCAAGCCGGGTGACGTCGTAGCCATTGTCCATCACGATCAGGATCTTCGGTCGCCATCGGTCCAGTGCCCGGCCGCGACCAGCCGTGCACATCGGTTCCGCCCACGACGACGTCGAGCCGGAGTTGCTCAGGACCGTTGCCCGTCAGCGGCTCGCGGCCGCGCAGGGGGGAGCTGGACCTCGGCTTGGACGCGCCGCCCGACGCGGGCGGGCCGTTGCCGATCACCGCGTCGTCGATTTGTGGGACGCGCTCTCACTGGCTTATGAGGTGCTCGGGTTCGAGGCCGCGGCAGCCGGGGATGAGGTGTTCCGGCAGTTGGTGTTGGCACGGATCATCGAGCCGACCAGCAAGCTGGACTCGCTGCGGGTGCTGAAAGGGGCCGGTATCACGCCGGTTTCCTACCGGACTCTCAAGCGGCGCCTGCCCACGTATGCCAAGGACGAGTGGCGGGAGAGCCTGGCGGCCCTATGCGCCCCTCATGTCGGTCTGGGCTGGCGACGTTGCTGCTCTACGACGTGAGGACGCTGTACTTCGAGACCGATACTGGGGACGGGTTCCGCGAGTCCAGGTTGTCCAAGGAACGTCGTCTGGAATTCCA
Proteins encoded in this region:
- a CDS encoding transposase, whose translation is MDNGYDVTRLAFVLADLPVEVLGRIRADRVLRLPKPPRLPGANGRPPKHGPEFALAKPATWPEPQHTTTTDTARYGTARAHSWDRLHPRLTHRACWPDHEGELPVIEGTLLRLQVDHLPGDRNPHPVWLWSSTTGATCQDVER
- a CDS encoding aminotransferase class IV → MSFQNEKASTGWGVEHSWLPSVAVSLCVGDNTWYERPTLTSNDVGGLAEFSADGIQFGFSVFEGMRAYVATHTFLVFRAHDHYKRLKNSCTALALPCPAFDVFIEAIEQAVRANWDGCVTRLYLRPVVFAAGGDIMPQQIRKYVFAVLVKGFDLALESLSVLVEQSMPRTIPMFASVKTAGNYTSAALATQNAREAGYDTILWVDGDGHLQECTTMNVFLCLGGQLVTPKLGSILPGVTRRTVLDLLAAMGERVVQRDVCISEVADALARGERLNMFTTSTALGIRRVALLRLGSSDYELDGKVSSAWSRVEKQYSLVTERFPEADDSYSAIMSRSHRFDLSR
- a CDS encoding cytochrome P450; the protein is MGPFLSVPMAVVGVASAVYAARVMRTVLDRRSYEKQGVVFSKTYPFIGSETDVSELLERNKTRDYLYLDQPATDLVGSIRGFDIQLYGMNRQTAEILVSPTITGKHIDRDTPALYSFGQLSPSAITFQKITTDHFGGRKRNLGKGLDLERISVISNRRAADFCSEFIRDAPLDLKRIVGDYTREVMGEFVWGKDAGRRIVSYKDRDGEVSDVPFMFALNETFTRLRFYSNRFWNRVHFPIATWPITREARRLQYNCKKLHEHLADVLQGTPEPETVWEQVAAGNGKLAIPIEITRDDLLTASIAGLDTVQNTILATLWYVLLPRNAEWREAIVSRSGQRRDQLIEACVSESLRLSPPGSVINNKVVEDFDMDVEGRKYRLKKGTRVMPNIHALHAKYGDAFKPERFLPEAEEPEPYMMPFGKGRRSCPGRNLGIAVARNFVKQFITAYPEAQITNTTDKDVHFNNLSHSQLTVVIDPSAVRSAATAGSCPVLLS